In Streptomyces sp. P3, one DNA window encodes the following:
- a CDS encoding nitronate monooxygenase yields MSTSRTTTKLPWLIQGGMGVGVSGWRLARAVARTGQLGVVSGTAVDTLLIRVLQSGDPGGHLRRALAAFPVPELADAIRERYFVEGGIGAGERFAATPRLTADEACPARSLTVVGNFCEVWLAKEGHGGPVGVNFLEKVQLATVPAMFGAILADVDYVLVGAGIPAQIPQIATRLARLEPVTARLDAEGDDRPVALRFNPASLLGESQPGRLRRPAVLAVISLPALASYLGRSAQTTPDGFVVEGHRAGGHSAPPRGPMHLDERGDPVYGCRDIPDFAKMAALGLPFWIAGGQCDPEHLRQARAVGAAGVQLGSVFALCEESGLEPRLRRELVERELRSELTVRNDPAASPTAFPFKVADLPGTLADPDVSSARSRVCDLGYLRTPYRTERGAIGYRCPAEPDAMYLRKGGAAEETQGRKCLCNGLLAAVGLGQRRPHGVVEPPVVTIGQDLGFLRQITPEGRPYSAEAVVRWLSEGLAEASA; encoded by the coding sequence ATGAGCACATCCCGGACGACAACGAAGCTGCCGTGGCTGATCCAGGGCGGGATGGGCGTGGGGGTGTCCGGCTGGCGCCTTGCCCGGGCCGTCGCCCGCACCGGCCAACTGGGGGTGGTGTCCGGTACCGCCGTGGACACGCTGCTGATCCGGGTGCTGCAGAGCGGTGACCCCGGCGGTCACCTGAGGCGGGCGCTGGCGGCCTTCCCCGTACCGGAACTCGCCGATGCCATACGGGAGCGCTACTTCGTCGAGGGCGGGATCGGAGCCGGCGAGCGGTTCGCAGCCACGCCCCGGCTGACGGCCGACGAAGCCTGCCCGGCCCGGTCACTGACCGTCGTGGGCAACTTCTGCGAGGTGTGGCTCGCCAAGGAAGGCCACGGCGGACCGGTCGGCGTCAATTTCCTGGAGAAGGTCCAGCTCGCCACAGTCCCCGCCATGTTCGGGGCAATCCTGGCCGACGTGGACTACGTCCTGGTCGGTGCGGGCATCCCCGCACAGATCCCCCAGATCGCCACCCGGCTCGCCCGACTCGAGCCCGTCACCGCACGGTTGGATGCCGAGGGCGACGACAGGCCGGTCGCGCTGCGTTTCAACCCTGCCTCGCTCCTGGGCGAATCCCAGCCCGGGCGCCTGCGCCGCCCCGCCGTCCTGGCCGTCATCTCGCTGCCGGCGCTCGCCTCGTACCTGGGCCGTTCCGCGCAGACCACGCCGGACGGCTTTGTCGTCGAGGGCCATCGCGCAGGCGGCCACAGCGCGCCGCCGCGCGGGCCAATGCACCTGGACGAGCGGGGCGATCCCGTCTACGGCTGCCGGGACATCCCTGATTTCGCGAAGATGGCGGCCCTCGGTCTGCCGTTCTGGATCGCCGGCGGCCAGTGCGATCCCGAACACCTGCGTCAAGCCCGGGCCGTGGGCGCAGCCGGCGTCCAGCTCGGCAGCGTCTTCGCGCTCTGCGAGGAGTCGGGCCTTGAGCCACGCCTGCGGCGTGAACTGGTCGAGCGCGAGCTTCGATCCGAGCTGACGGTGCGCAACGACCCTGCGGCCTCCCCGACCGCCTTCCCGTTCAAGGTCGCTGATCTGCCCGGCACGCTGGCCGACCCGGACGTGAGCTCTGCTCGCAGCAGGGTCTGCGACCTGGGCTATCTGCGCACCCCGTATCGCACCGAGCGCGGCGCCATCGGCTATCGCTGCCCGGCGGAACCCGACGCGATGTACCTCCGCAAGGGCGGCGCCGCCGAGGAGACCCAAGGGCGCAAGTGTCTGTGCAACGGGCTGCTGGCCGCCGTCGGGCTCGGCCAGCGCCGCCCT
- a CDS encoding respiratory nitrate reductase subunit gamma, with translation MDETGGRTATDSSGTQRTPRLAGPETGECADPRRGGIVGYRRFDRRQHETPTASVSSADRPRYRDHWSLLPRCTVGRKVTRWGPQASGARGRARLAFRTHGEQPAATEAITGAPLLFRLRAGAARLLFATRPFTRLVHVWSTSSATSSGPTWSTDAAPRRPYRRGAAPRRPIRYPSRRMRTTPCAGAGRLLLTVTGFIGRLAAFRLTVDDWRRLKDPACQPACNISPVVSCAGVMSGRASGPAGRAACSASPACCPGWDPWPR, from the coding sequence GTGGATGAGACAGGCGGCCGGACAGCGACCGACTCGAGCGGTACGCAACGTACGCCACGCCTGGCTGGGCCGGAGACGGGGGAATGCGCCGACCCACGACGTGGCGGAATCGTCGGGTACCGCCGGTTCGATCGCCGCCAGCATGAAACACCGACCGCGTCGGTTTCCTCGGCCGATCGGCCCCGGTATCGGGACCATTGGTCCCTGTTACCGCGCTGCACAGTGGGCCGAAAGGTCACCCGGTGGGGACCGCAGGCCTCAGGTGCCCGTGGCCGTGCCCGCCTAGCGTTCCGAACCCATGGCGAACAACCAGCCGCCACCGAGGCGATCACCGGCGCCCCGCTGCTGTTCCGACTGCGCGCCGGCGCCGCCCGATTGCTCTTCGCCACCCGGCCGTTCACCCGACTCGTCCACGTCTGGAGCACCTCATCGGCTACCTCGTCCGGCCCTACCTGGTCCACCGACGCCGCACCACGACGCCCGTACCGGCGCGGCGCGGCACCTCGGCGGCCGATCCGCTACCCGTCACGCCGAATGAGAACGACCCCGTGTGCCGGTGCCGGACGCCTGTTGCTGACGGTCACCGGCTTCATCGGCCGGCTCGCCGCCTTCCGACTCACCGTCGACGACTGGCGTCGGCTCAAGGACCCAGCCTGTCAACCGGCGTGCAACATCAGCCCGGTGGTCAGCTGCGCCGGCGTCATGTCCGGTCGGGCCTCGGGTCCAGCCGGCAGGGCAGCCTGTTCGGCTTCCCCAGCATGCTGCCCGGGCTGGGATCCTTGGCCTCGGTGA
- a CDS encoding IclR family transcriptional regulator codes for MQSVDRAVSVLEILAQRGEAGAGEAAAELGVHKSTAFRLLGALEARGLVEQTARRGKYRLGFGLVPLAGAVVDRLDITRQGRPVCERLTGEIGETVSVAVLQEHYAVNLYVLRGPAAIGTHGRVGELTPLHATSSGKVLLAHLPGEDRAALLAASEMEWVTPNTLTDRRELERHLAETRDRGYAVTLEEFEVGLHAMAAPVRSRDGEVVAALSASGPAYRFTEERMHELAPLLLKAAEEISHGMGYLG; via the coding sequence GTGCAGTCCGTCGACCGTGCCGTCAGCGTCCTGGAAATCCTTGCTCAGCGCGGCGAGGCGGGAGCCGGCGAGGCGGCCGCGGAGCTCGGCGTCCACAAGTCGACCGCGTTCCGTCTGCTCGGGGCGCTGGAGGCGCGCGGCCTGGTCGAACAGACGGCCAGGCGGGGCAAGTACCGGCTTGGCTTCGGGCTCGTGCCCCTGGCGGGCGCGGTCGTGGACCGCCTCGACATCACCCGGCAGGGCCGGCCGGTGTGCGAGCGGCTCACCGGGGAGATCGGTGAGACCGTCAGCGTCGCCGTCCTGCAGGAGCACTACGCGGTCAACCTCTACGTGCTCCGTGGCCCGGCCGCGATCGGCACGCACGGCCGGGTCGGCGAGCTCACCCCGTTGCACGCCACCTCCAGTGGCAAGGTCCTGCTGGCCCACCTGCCGGGGGAGGACCGCGCCGCGCTGCTCGCGGCGTCCGAGATGGAATGGGTGACGCCGAACACTCTTACCGACCGGCGGGAGTTGGAGAGGCACCTCGCCGAGACCCGGGACCGCGGCTACGCGGTGACACTGGAGGAGTTCGAGGTCGGGCTGCACGCTATGGCGGCCCCGGTCCGCTCCCGAGATGGCGAGGTCGTCGCCGCGCTCAGCGCGTCAGGGCCGGCGTATCGCTTCACCGAGGAGCGCATGCACGAGCTCGCGCCGCTTCTGCTCAAGGCAGCGGAGGAGATCAGCCACGGGATGGGCTACCTGGGTTGA
- a CDS encoding acetolactate synthase large subunit, which yields MNGAEAVVATLRACGVQVYFANPGTSEMHLVAALDKEPTARAVPCLFEGVATGAADGYGRMTGRPAATLLHLGPGLGNGLANLHNARRAASPLVNLIGDHATHHRALDAPLESDIDAVAGTVSGWVRRCTDPAAASHDAAAAVAAAAHGQVATLILPADVSWSPGASPASPLPSWRPAPVADDAVSAAATALRSGEPAAILLGGPATRAPSLRTAARVAAATGARLLCETFPSRLERGAGLPTVERLGYLPEGARAQLHGLRHLILVGARSPVSFFAYPGQPGRLVPQECHVHVLTEAGGAPEDALAHLADLLPPAQPALAALATPDPPTGELTGETVAAAVGALLPEGAIVVDEANTSGLWLPAATAGAPLHDWLTLTGGAIGQGLPLAAGAALACPGRPVVCLEADGSAMYTLQALWTMAREDLDITTVVLANRSYSVLEMEYDRLIPASTAAGHRHARRDLLDLSRPGLDFVGLAQGMGVPASRATSAEDFTTQLAKALAEPGPHLVEARVPALFGPARPT from the coding sequence ATGAACGGTGCGGAAGCGGTCGTGGCCACCCTGCGGGCGTGCGGCGTGCAGGTGTACTTCGCCAACCCCGGCACATCCGAGATGCACCTGGTCGCCGCGCTGGACAAGGAGCCGACAGCCAGGGCTGTGCCCTGCCTGTTCGAGGGCGTCGCAACCGGGGCGGCCGACGGGTACGGCCGGATGACCGGCCGCCCCGCCGCCACCCTGCTGCACCTCGGCCCGGGCCTCGGCAACGGCCTGGCCAACCTGCACAACGCCCGTCGCGCGGCAAGCCCGCTGGTCAACCTGATCGGCGACCACGCCACGCACCACAGGGCGCTCGACGCCCCACTCGAGTCGGACATCGACGCGGTAGCAGGCACCGTGTCCGGCTGGGTGCGCCGCTGCACCGACCCGGCGGCCGCCAGCCACGACGCGGCCGCCGCGGTGGCCGCGGCCGCCCACGGCCAGGTGGCCACCCTGATCCTGCCCGCCGACGTCTCCTGGTCGCCGGGAGCGTCCCCGGCCTCGCCGCTGCCGTCCTGGCGACCCGCACCTGTGGCCGACGACGCCGTGTCCGCCGCAGCCACCGCCCTGCGCTCCGGCGAACCGGCCGCGATCCTGCTCGGCGGCCCGGCAACCCGCGCCCCGTCGCTGCGCACAGCGGCCCGCGTCGCCGCCGCCACCGGCGCCCGCCTGCTCTGCGAGACCTTCCCGTCCCGCCTGGAACGCGGCGCGGGCCTGCCCACCGTCGAGCGGCTCGGCTACCTGCCCGAGGGGGCGCGCGCCCAACTGCACGGCCTGCGGCACCTGATCCTCGTCGGAGCCCGCTCCCCCGTCTCGTTCTTCGCCTATCCCGGGCAGCCCGGTCGACTCGTCCCCCAGGAATGCCACGTCCACGTTCTGACCGAAGCGGGCGGCGCCCCCGAGGACGCCCTCGCCCATCTCGCGGATCTGCTGCCGCCCGCACAGCCGGCTCTCGCAGCCCTGGCCACGCCGGATCCGCCGACGGGCGAACTGACCGGTGAGACGGTCGCCGCCGCCGTCGGCGCGCTGCTTCCCGAGGGCGCGATCGTGGTGGACGAGGCCAACACCTCCGGCCTGTGGCTGCCCGCAGCCACCGCCGGCGCCCCGCTCCACGACTGGCTCACGCTCACCGGCGGTGCCATCGGGCAGGGCCTGCCGCTGGCCGCCGGAGCCGCGCTCGCCTGCCCCGGCCGGCCGGTGGTGTGCCTGGAGGCCGACGGCAGCGCCATGTACACCCTCCAGGCCCTGTGGACCATGGCCCGCGAGGACCTCGACATCACCACCGTCGTCCTCGCCAACCGCTCGTACTCCGTTCTGGAGATGGAGTACGACCGTCTGATCCCTGCGTCGACCGCGGCGGGCCATCGGCACGCCCGCCGGGACCTGCTGGACCTGTCCAGGCCCGGTCTGGACTTCGTCGGACTCGCCCAGGGCATGGGCGTGCCCGCCTCGCGCGCCACCAGCGCCGAGGACTTCACCACCCAGTTGGCCAAGGCCCTCGCCGAGCCCGGTCCCCACCTCGTCGAGGCCCGCGTACCCGCGCTCTTCGGCCCCGCACGCCCGACCTGA
- a CDS encoding FAD-binding oxidoreductase — protein MADAEVLLARAVGERHVLSGDQVPAEYAGDESLATARQAPAYLVRPAATAEVAEVLRIAGETGIPVTARGSGTGMSGGCVPRPGGIVVSFERMDRILDIDAVNHVAVVQPGVTLADLDRRAAEAGLCYPVRLGEPSASVGGTIATNAGGMHAVRHGVTRHHVLGVEAVLASGATVRSGGRYVKTSTGYDLAQLLVGSEGTLGLVTEATLRLRPRAGHSTTVLAAFESVEDIFRAIPSLAGKGLEPAALEYVDLLAMAAIADDHGIGLGVPEAMRATALGYLLVVLEGHVAQRVEEDAEAVGERLLGLGAADVFVLPAGVARKLVEARERAFWTAKAAGADDIVDIVVPRGELSGLLSAAHAVAEGTGSLVTGCGHAGDGNVHLSVFQQDPVLRDEVLRHLFRAGLDRGGALSGEHGIGRAKKPYFLRLEDPARVELMRRIKHAFDPGGVLNPGVLFD, from the coding sequence ATGGCGGACGCGGAGGTGTTGTTGGCCAGGGCGGTCGGTGAACGGCACGTCCTGAGCGGGGATCAAGTCCCTGCCGAGTACGCCGGCGACGAGTCCCTGGCCACTGCCCGGCAGGCGCCCGCATACCTGGTGCGGCCCGCCGCGACTGCCGAAGTGGCGGAGGTACTGAGGATCGCCGGCGAGACCGGGATCCCGGTGACCGCCCGCGGATCGGGGACCGGGATGTCGGGAGGGTGCGTGCCCCGGCCGGGCGGGATCGTGGTCTCGTTCGAGCGGATGGACCGCATCCTGGACATCGACGCGGTCAACCACGTGGCCGTGGTGCAGCCCGGCGTCACGCTGGCCGATCTCGATCGCCGGGCGGCCGAGGCCGGACTGTGCTACCCAGTGCGGCTCGGCGAGCCCAGCGCCAGCGTCGGCGGCACCATCGCCACCAACGCCGGCGGCATGCACGCCGTCCGGCACGGGGTCACCCGTCATCACGTGCTCGGTGTCGAGGCGGTCCTGGCATCCGGCGCGACCGTGCGCAGCGGCGGCCGGTACGTCAAGACGTCCACCGGCTACGACCTGGCCCAACTGCTCGTCGGTTCCGAGGGCACGCTCGGCCTGGTCACCGAGGCGACCCTCCGGCTGCGGCCCCGGGCCGGCCACTCCACCACCGTGCTGGCGGCGTTCGAATCGGTCGAAGACATCTTCCGGGCGATTCCGTCGCTGGCGGGCAAAGGCCTGGAACCGGCCGCTCTGGAGTACGTCGATCTGCTGGCCATGGCGGCGATCGCGGACGACCACGGCATCGGGCTGGGCGTCCCCGAGGCCATGCGCGCTACCGCGCTCGGCTACCTGCTCGTCGTGCTGGAAGGCCACGTGGCGCAGCGGGTCGAGGAAGACGCCGAGGCGGTGGGCGAGCGGTTGCTGGGGCTCGGCGCGGCGGACGTGTTCGTGCTGCCCGCGGGTGTCGCGAGGAAGCTGGTCGAGGCCCGTGAGCGGGCCTTCTGGACGGCGAAGGCGGCCGGCGCCGACGACATCGTGGATATCGTCGTACCCCGTGGCGAGCTGTCCGGCCTGCTGAGCGCCGCCCACGCCGTCGCCGAGGGCACCGGGTCGCTGGTCACCGGTTGCGGTCACGCCGGCGACGGCAACGTGCACCTGTCGGTCTTCCAGCAGGATCCGGTCCTCCGCGACGAGGTGCTGCGTCATCTGTTCCGGGCGGGCCTGGACCGCGGCGGTGCGCTCTCCGGCGAACACGGGATCGGGCGGGCCAAGAAGCCGTACTTCCTACGGCTGGAGGACCCGGCCCGGGTCGAGCTGATGCGCCGGATCAAGCACGCCTTCGACCCCGGCGGCGTCCTCAACCCAGGTGTCCTCTTCGACTGA
- a CDS encoding cupin domain-containing protein: MTATVITDLAAELAVPEDGTLSRVLYRDDRLRVVGFAFATGQELTEHTSALPVVIQVVQGRLDLVLGDEKTEATPGSWIHLPARLPHTVRATEPSVMLLTMLPAPEPSGPAAPSAA; the protein is encoded by the coding sequence ATGACCGCCACCGTGATCACCGACCTGGCCGCCGAACTGGCCGTGCCCGAGGACGGCACCCTCAGCCGCGTCCTCTACCGCGACGACCGCCTGCGCGTGGTCGGCTTCGCCTTCGCCACCGGCCAGGAACTGACCGAACACACCTCCGCCCTCCCCGTGGTCATACAGGTCGTCCAGGGGCGCCTCGACCTCGTCCTGGGCGACGAGAAGACCGAGGCGACGCCGGGGAGCTGGATCCACCTGCCCGCACGGCTGCCGCACACCGTGCGCGCCACCGAGCCGAGCGTCATGCTGCTGACCATGCTGCCCGCCCCCGAACCGTCCGGACCAGCGGCGCCTTCCGCAGCCTGA
- a CDS encoding methyltransferase domain-containing protein, translating to MASTDQQALQTSVPVPGDGLDTARMPGHWLLARLGKRVLRPGGVELTRWMLDALGVDPEDRVVELASGLGATARLTLARRPAAYTAVDRDAAAVAALSALAAPGPTKVRAIRSDAADTGLPDGDATIVYGEAMLTMQPYPAKRRVVREARRLLDDSTGRYAIHELCLLPDDLDPALADRITADLQDAIHVGARPLTPTGWTELLATEGFTVTARTTAPMALLEPRRMIDDEGLIPALRIVGRALRNPAALRRLLHMRRVFRRHSAHLVAISLLAVPTPTETPTEP from the coding sequence ATGGCATCAACGGACCAACAGGCCCTGCAGACGAGTGTCCCCGTTCCGGGCGACGGCCTGGACACCGCCCGTATGCCCGGCCACTGGCTGCTGGCCCGCCTGGGAAAGCGCGTACTGCGCCCCGGCGGTGTGGAACTGACCCGGTGGATGCTGGACGCCCTCGGCGTGGATCCGGAGGACCGGGTGGTGGAGCTGGCCTCCGGCCTGGGAGCCACCGCGCGGCTGACCCTCGCCCGCCGTCCGGCCGCCTACACCGCCGTCGACCGCGACGCCGCGGCCGTGGCCGCGCTGAGCGCCCTCGCCGCCCCCGGCCCGACCAAGGTGCGCGCCATACGGTCGGACGCCGCGGACACCGGGCTGCCGGACGGCGACGCCACCATCGTGTACGGGGAGGCGATGCTGACGATGCAGCCCTACCCCGCCAAACGGCGCGTCGTACGGGAAGCACGCCGCCTCCTCGACGACTCCACCGGCCGCTACGCCATCCACGAACTGTGCCTGCTGCCCGACGACCTGGACCCCGCACTCGCCGACCGGATCACCGCGGACCTGCAGGACGCCATCCACGTGGGCGCCCGCCCCCTGACCCCCACCGGCTGGACCGAACTCCTCGCCACCGAGGGTTTCACCGTCACCGCCCGCACGACGGCCCCGATGGCACTGCTCGAACCCCGCCGAATGATCGACGACGAAGGACTGATCCCGGCCCTGCGCATCGTCGGCCGGGCACTGCGGAACCCGGCCGCGCTGCGCCGCCTGCTGCACATGCGCCGCGTCTTCCGACGCCACAGCGCCCACCTCGTCGCCATCAGCCTGCTCGCCGTCCCCACCCCGACCGAAACCCCCACCGAACCCTGA
- the cysK gene encoding cysteine synthase A has protein sequence MTATHPSIAPSVTALIGRTPLVALRRYGAQLPARLVVKLESANPGGSVKDRIALAMIEDAQATGALRPGTRLVEPTSGNTGIGLAMVAAAKGYPVTFTMPESASAERRALLRAYGAELILTPAADGMTGAIVRATELAEHHGWFMPQQFRNPANPDAHRRTTAQEIWDDTAGQVDVLVAGVGTGGTVTGVGQVLKQKKPEVTVVAVEPAESAVLSGNSPGPHRIQGLGAGFVPDVLDTDVYDSVQRVSAPRARAEARRLARTEGILTGVSGGAALCAATAVARHPQHKGALIVVVLPDTGERYLSTDLFHDQ, from the coding sequence ATGACGGCCACACACCCCTCGATCGCTCCCTCCGTCACCGCGCTGATCGGCCGCACCCCCCTGGTGGCACTGCGCCGCTACGGCGCGCAGCTGCCCGCGCGTCTGGTCGTCAAACTCGAGTCCGCCAACCCCGGCGGCAGCGTCAAGGACCGCATCGCCCTGGCGATGATCGAGGACGCCCAGGCCACCGGCGCGCTCCGGCCCGGCACCCGCCTCGTCGAACCGACCAGCGGCAACACCGGCATCGGTCTGGCCATGGTGGCCGCGGCCAAGGGGTATCCGGTCACCTTCACCATGCCCGAGAGCGCGAGTGCCGAGCGGCGCGCCCTGCTGCGTGCGTACGGTGCCGAACTCATCCTGACTCCGGCTGCCGACGGCATGACCGGCGCCATCGTCCGCGCCACCGAACTGGCCGAGCACCACGGCTGGTTCATGCCGCAGCAGTTCCGTAACCCGGCCAATCCCGACGCCCACCGCCGCACCACCGCTCAGGAGATCTGGGACGACACCGCCGGGCAGGTCGACGTCCTGGTGGCCGGCGTCGGCACCGGCGGCACCGTCACCGGCGTCGGCCAGGTGCTGAAGCAGAAGAAGCCGGAGGTCACCGTGGTGGCTGTGGAACCGGCCGAGTCGGCCGTCCTGTCCGGCAACTCCCCCGGCCCGCACCGTATCCAGGGCCTCGGCGCCGGCTTCGTCCCCGACGTCCTCGACACCGACGTCTACGACTCCGTGCAGCGTGTCTCCGCGCCCCGGGCCCGCGCCGAGGCACGCCGCCTGGCCCGCACCGAGGGCATCCTCACCGGCGTCTCCGGCGGTGCCGCCCTGTGCGCGGCCACGGCTGTCGCCCGCCACCCACAGCACAAGGGCGCCCTGATCGTCGTCGTTCTGCCCGACACCGGAGAGCGCTACCTCAGCACGGACCTGTTCCACGACCAGTAG
- the epsC gene encoding serine O-acetyltransferase EpsC codes for MIFEDLRTACRKDPALHGVHVVEVLLYPGLWAIWTHRIAHRLYRLGVPLLPRLLSQLSRAVTGIEIHPGAVIGRRCFIDHGMGVVIGETAVLGDDVMLYHRVTLGGTGWWSDAKSAKRHPTIGDRVVLGVGATVLGPVHVGDGTIVGAHSLVLRDVPAHSCVRTAHAASTTRPHHTATAPPAGLFTQADEIQGRP; via the coding sequence ATGATCTTCGAAGATCTCCGGACGGCCTGCCGCAAGGACCCTGCCCTGCACGGTGTCCACGTGGTCGAGGTCCTGCTGTATCCCGGCCTGTGGGCGATCTGGACCCACCGGATCGCGCACCGGCTGTACCGGCTCGGTGTGCCGCTGCTGCCCCGGTTGCTGTCCCAGCTCTCCCGCGCCGTCACCGGCATCGAGATCCACCCGGGTGCGGTCATCGGTCGCCGTTGTTTCATCGACCACGGCATGGGCGTGGTCATCGGCGAGACCGCCGTCCTGGGCGACGACGTGATGCTGTACCACCGCGTCACCCTGGGCGGCACCGGCTGGTGGTCGGACGCGAAGTCGGCCAAGCGGCACCCCACGATCGGCGACCGGGTGGTCCTCGGCGTCGGCGCCACCGTCCTGGGCCCGGTCCATGTCGGCGACGGCACGATCGTCGGCGCGCACTCCCTCGTCCTGCGCGACGTCCCGGCCCACTCCTGCGTCCGCACGGCACACGCGGCCTCCACCACTCGCCCTCACCACACGGCAACGGCGCCCCCCGCCGGGCTCTTCACTCAGGCAGACGAAATTCAAGGACGACCATGA
- a CDS encoding cytochrome P450 translates to MIQECWRWECPLTRVQRRCTTDTELCGVRLRAGDPVCVNLASAHGDESRWPERFRQKDRPA, encoded by the coding sequence GTGATCCAGGAGTGCTGGCGGTGGGAGTGCCCGCTGACCCGGGTCCAGCGCCGGTGCACCACCGACACGGAACTGTGCGGCGTGCGGCTGCGCGCGGGCGATCCGGTGTGCGTCAACCTGGCGTCAGCCCACGGGGACGAGAGCCGGTGGCCCGAACGGTTTCGACAAAAGGACCGTCCTGCGTGA
- a CDS encoding MBL fold metallo-hydrolase — MNANGAHENNDAPATANLNLKVFVSPTNPIGKTGLTFSPTTSSLIYGEREVVLVDAQYLKRDVADLADTIDALDRTLTTIFITHGHADHYFGIGELVQRFPGVRVVSTREVVADIAVHGAEQEEAFSAWFGDDLVMPTTPLEPLDEDGFTIEGHRLNVLPVDQADMSPVAALHVPQLDAVIAGDLAYNGIHQYLAATGPDEWVRWAASVDAVAALQPKIVVAGHRKPEASDHDGAAILANTREYLRDFTRLAAQVATAPELIEAMQARYPDHGNPATLMVSAQHAKSADVVDPARP, encoded by the coding sequence GTGAATGCGAACGGCGCCCACGAGAACAATGACGCCCCGGCAACCGCCAACCTGAACCTCAAGGTTTTCGTCAGCCCGACGAACCCCATCGGAAAAACCGGCCTGACCTTTTCCCCCACCACATCATCGTTGATCTACGGCGAGCGCGAAGTGGTGCTCGTCGACGCACAGTATCTGAAGCGCGACGTCGCTGACCTCGCTGACACCATCGATGCTCTCGACAGGACACTTACGACGATCTTCATCACGCACGGGCACGCCGATCACTACTTCGGCATCGGTGAACTCGTGCAACGGTTTCCCGGCGTCCGCGTGGTCTCGACCCGCGAGGTCGTCGCCGACATCGCCGTGCACGGCGCCGAGCAGGAAGAGGCGTTCTCGGCGTGGTTCGGCGATGATCTCGTCATGCCGACGACGCCACTCGAACCTCTCGACGAGGACGGCTTCACCATCGAAGGCCACCGCCTCAACGTCCTCCCCGTCGACCAGGCCGACATGTCGCCGGTGGCAGCGCTGCACGTTCCACAGCTTGACGCCGTCATCGCCGGCGACCTCGCGTACAACGGCATCCACCAGTACCTCGCCGCCACCGGGCCCGACGAGTGGGTGAGGTGGGCCGCCAGCGTCGACGCCGTCGCCGCCCTGCAGCCCAAGATCGTCGTCGCCGGCCACAGGAAGCCAGAAGCATCCGATCACGATGGTGCGGCGATCCTGGCCAATACCCGCGAGTACCTTCGCGACTTCACCCGGCTCGCCGCCCAAGTCGCGACGGCCCCGGAACTGATCGAGGCGATGCAAGCGCGCTACCCCGACCACGGCAATCCGGCCACTCTGATGGTCTCTGCACAACACGCCAAGAGTGCGGACGTCGTCGACCCCGCGCGTCCGTGA
- a CDS encoding winged helix-turn-helix transcriptional regulator, whose amino-acid sequence MSGSRSYRQQCGLARALDVLGERWTMLIVRELAMGPRRYKDLLESLSGIGTNMLAARLKTLEAAHVIRPVLLPPPASARAYELTDYGEQLQSILSQLALWGYRLPLPVADNAEARASWALMAMAAMAKPEDVAALNATIEIRVDDEVMAVTADDTGARVSSGAEIGPDLTIDTDLQTFGALAEGRLSPSQSLKNKAVVVHGDRKLFTKFFNVFRIRQQSAA is encoded by the coding sequence ATGAGTGGGTCGCGTTCGTACCGTCAACAATGCGGGCTCGCACGGGCCCTGGACGTTCTCGGTGAACGATGGACGATGCTCATCGTACGGGAATTGGCCATGGGTCCGCGGCGATACAAGGATCTGCTCGAATCGCTGTCCGGTATCGGGACGAACATGCTTGCCGCACGTCTGAAGACGCTCGAAGCGGCCCATGTGATCCGACCGGTCCTGCTGCCACCCCCGGCGTCGGCGCGGGCCTACGAACTCACCGACTATGGAGAGCAGCTTCAATCCATCCTGAGCCAGCTCGCGTTGTGGGGATACCGCCTGCCGCTACCGGTGGCCGACAACGCCGAAGCACGGGCCTCCTGGGCACTGATGGCCATGGCGGCGATGGCGAAGCCGGAAGACGTGGCCGCGCTCAACGCGACCATCGAGATTCGAGTCGATGACGAGGTGATGGCGGTCACGGCCGACGACACCGGCGCACGAGTCTCCTCGGGCGCGGAGATCGGCCCGGATCTCACCATCGACACCGATCTGCAGACCTTCGGCGCCCTGGCCGAGGGCCGGCTATCACCGTCGCAAAGCCTGAAGAACAAAGCGGTGGTAGTGCACGGCGACCGCAAGCTTTTCACCAAGTTTTTCAACGTGTTTCGGATCCGGCAGCAGTCTGCTGCCTAG